The Melitaea cinxia chromosome 8, ilMelCinx1.1, whole genome shotgun sequence genomic interval tctagtattgtaggcgtctataagctacggtaatctcttaccatcaggtaagccgtacgcttgtttgccgacctagtgatatataaaaaaagcacaaatatattatatgtatacacatttttttaattcataaagagcttaaaaaatataattttaaattgtcgTTATTCGGTGAAggtgaaaaaaaagtttacgaTTAAAGCTTAAGCTTTAAgacagtttaaaaataatttatgtactaACACAAAtaggaaatgaaataaaattgtataaaaatttgctaaattatttgtatgaaaaattatagttccatttttaatatattttcaaaaactaaaatataattctcattcattcattatattacattatattcattctattttattaattctttaaaaaaaatttgaaaaccaCTGGACCGTACACTGGATAAATAATTTTCTCTGTATACCCAAATAATACAACTAATTAGTTGTCTGAGCATCACAATagcaaatttattaataacgaaACTCAATTGAAAATCGGAATGCCGCGTAACGGTTCAGCGCCTAAAACTTGTCCCTGAATATTGCAATCGCATTACCAAACACTTTCTTCATCTGAACTAAACGACTATAAAAGAACCAATAATAAACTAACAAAGTATAGAAACAACAGCAATCAACATGAAGTTGGTTCTAGCCATCGGCTTGCTCTGCCTTGTGGCAGTATACGCCAAGAACTTAGGCGAAGATGAGACAGATCTTGTAGCCGCTGCAAGTGGTAAATCGTCTAAACATGAAGAAGGAGGTGGCAAGGAACACCATGCCCACCATCACCACGAGCATGGTGAGAAAGGTCATAAAGGACACAAAGGACATCATCACCATCATAAGGGAGAGCACGGTCATCATGGCAAGCATCATCATGCTGGACATCATCACGAGCACGGTGGCGATCACAAAAAACACTGGGATGAGCACGATCATCACGGTCACCATCACGAGCATGGCCATCACCATAAAGGTGGCAAACACGGCCACCACAAGCATCATGATAAGGGAGAAAAGACCGACGGCTATCACAAGAAATACCATAAGGACCACTTCCACAAGGACCACCACTTCTACGATGACCATCACCATGAGGGCAAACATCACAAACACGGTCACCACCACGGACACCACGAAAAGAAGGGTGGAGACCACAAGAAAGGAGGACATCATCACAGCGGCCATCATGAGCATCATCATGCCAAGAAGGGTCATCATGACAAGCATCATTACGATGAAGACCATCACGGACACAAGGGTCACCACGGTCATGAGGAACATCATCACGGCCATCATGATCATGGCAAAAAGGGTGGTCATCATGATCACAAGGAGTGGGGCTTCCATCACGGCAAGCACTGATCTCTATCCAAACTGTGATATTATTGATAAGTTTAGAGTTATAGATGCGCTTCTGTTATCAACGTAATGAACAATAGATACTACTTTGTTGCTACAGTTAAATAGATTCTCACAGTtttctatatgtatatttaagtttttagaaTACTTCTCATTCCTGACTAATGTACAAAGTTATTAGATTAACAAATACGTGAAGAATATTGTTTGATATGTTAAGtggttttgttaattttgtgtataagaaaaatattattcgtaaTAAATGAATCGAAATAAATCCCTTAATTTCATTTAGTCATATCTTCatctaattaatttatatttggaatatctttaaaatattccaAAGAAGTTATTGTAAGCAATGCGTgggtaattttaaaaacaagtcTATTACAGTTCATTCACTCACATTTTCGATCaaggttaatttattcattgataTTAAGTAAAAGTTTTTGCTCAAATTGAATGAACTTGACACAAAGCTAACACGAATTCATTTCAAATTACACAATTCAttgaatttttgtaataataataataatgtatcatttatttgcaagaaatgtagttttatagattttatagaTGACATCTCCGACATTTCACGTATgatacatcattacagcctataccgtccactgctggacataggcctccacaagtttacgccaaaaataacgtgaactcatgtgttttgcccatagtcaccacgctgggcaggcgggttggtgaccgcagtactggcttgtcgcaccgaagacgctgctgcccgtcttcggcctgtgtatttcaaagccagcatttggatggttatcccgccatcggtcggcttcttaagttccaaggtggttgtgaaaccttgttatcccttagtcgcctcttacgacagccacgggaagagagggggtggctaaattctttagtgccgtagccacacagcacatacattttactaaaatataaagtatctaaacatttaacaatattaaataatgcattttgcacatttttattttgatagttaactttcaaacaataaaagcatgctataaaatatcataattaacaacatataaaacagaataattacgaaacaaataattgttttaaatgaaaactagctatacccgtgcgaataattcccactaaataagtataataattatcactttacaaaattacaaaaaagtatttataggtgagttgatttgaaattgaacaaataaTTTACTGACCGTctatcatgttgacgttgtttcaaaattaaagccgtcgtatatataactttaataattaattaatttaaaaaataaaaacaataataaatgttttttacagacagtgaagtacaatgggcggacttatggctaattagccatttcttccagacaacccatattcatatatatttaactattaaCAAAGGTCATAGCTCTGATTGTTGCTCTTAAGATCGCTGGTCTAACCTCTGCTCGAGACAAATTACTATTCGCTAAATCCATACGTGGTCATGGcgtttatcattttattttgtgtatttctAGATAATCCTCGTGTAATTCTCCTTGGTCGATATATGTATGTGAAGCGTTTACgtgtttattaaagttaaatagaGTTTAtggtttaataaaacaataaaagtaattattttaaaagtgtacACTACAATTtaacgtagtaaaaaaaatcgttagaaaaattatgtaacatacagtttattttaatgtcaaGACTTTTATAGGtacaaagtaatattttaacaaagctTTTATCAATAATGGTAAatgaaaatacaatataaagaaGCTATTTTTGTGGACATGACCTTTATTAGATCTTATTTTTGGCACTTCAAGAGTGACCgcttgtaaatatatttttcgagTTACCCTTTTCTTGTCGTGTCAATCTAAATGTCACGGTAAATTTCCTTTTTATCCTTTTTTCACCGCAACAACCAATTTTAgcataatatctatataaacttctctaaataatatatttgtttcaaacAGAatcattcaaaaatattttcattggcgatattttttgttttatggaTAATCCTTCAATTTcttatatttctaaattattttgaaatggaACCTCAATTAACGATATAGTTTTTAGCGATTTTTTGtgtagatattttaatatgaataataaaattgatactAAATAATAACCTTGCGTCACTAAATTTCTCACATTACTGTTTGGGTTACAGTTTGCGTCAGATGATATCTTGGAAGTGTGTTTGTTCACACATCAATGATGAtcttgtaataattgtgtttgctcgcaaacgaaaaaaaaaccgacttcagttacatcgacgagtaatacaacgtagatcgacgaaaaaatagtcaagtaactacgcgttatcaaaggttactcaaaaagtagttatcagatctcgataaaatttatatgtgatcacatgataaacatcagctttcgattaaattaaaaattatcaaaatcggtacacccagtaaaaagttaggcggtttttcgagggttcccacgatttctctgggatcccatcatcagatcctggtttctttatcattgTACTAAACTAAGAATTTctccttcccaacaaaaaaaaaaattatcaaaatcggtacatccagtagaaagttatgtggtataatacaacttaggtcgacgaaaaaagcgtcaagtaaaaacgcattactagacataactcgaaaagtagttgttagatctcaaataaatttgaatggaaCACCACCACCtaacacacaccaccttccgattaaaaaaaaattgtcgaaatcggtccacacggtcaaaagttctgatgtaacacataaaaaaaataatacataaaaaaaataccgtcgaattgagaacctcctccttttttggaagtcggttaaaaatagcaatatattatatatgactGTTCGATTTCTTTTACAACCTTAGAAGATTTTTAATTGGACAATATTTTGTGTTCGTTTTTTGTGTTTCTAAGTTTTAGCTACTACGTCAACGTAATCagacttttataattattttttcaaattaaatgaaGTCAATTATTTACTCAATAGGGTGTGATTTTTACAGTTAATTTTACGTTAATATTAACCGTTAAAAGCAGCGAAGTTTCAAAATTTCACTGTTAaaactgtttattattttttaattaatttacaattgcaaatcaaaacaaatttacaatttttctcaATACTGATTAAATTATGTGACGTCACGTAGCCCTATCCGCAGCGACAAGCAGTTAGCTCGTTATTAATGTAGATAGTTGTGTTAGTTTGTACATCAGCAAAAGTTAGTAAACAGCAGTTAAGACCGGATCGTTGAACTTACAAAGTTACTTCAGGATGTTTGGTGTATTCGCCGCAAACTGAACAAAGATGTAGTGAGGACTTTGTAAAAACACTGACCTGTTCTTACattgtttgtgtattttacTTTGAAACaaaggaatataaataaaacaagctTATGTACAGGAAACGTTTGAAAATTGTCCGCTCAATACATAAGTAGTCGAGTCAAAATAATAGATATTGTTTTGACTGAAAAAAATCTAGATATTGACCCAAACTGTTCATGCATAAACACGTATATTTTACTAAAGTAATGTAAACATTTATACCGCATATTGTTAAAaagaatgaatttttaaataaactgagAATGTTTAACCATACTCTTAGGTcctaatcatttatttaatggtcagttgaaatttaaaaaaaaatcggccaGGTGCGAGAAGGACTCGCGCACTAAGGgttccatacaaataaaaatatatatttttttattattattatatactttattgactaaaaaagaatatacagaaaattatacGTATAGACGAAGTTGATGGTAAAGGTGGTTTTATTACatgatgtaacataaaaattatgcatTTCGCAATGTTTCCTTTACTATTGCTATAAGAAATTGCTtcgtataaaattttaagattctgagttcaccaGAAGTACCTTGTAGGTTTTGATTATCTTGCAAaactcgaaaatttgcagcataaacatCTATCTCTATATCTTTTGAATGTGTTTGCtcagaagtttgattttttcacaactCTAATGGGCACTAGACTTGAggatttgatatgaatttcagcttgatacctccacgcgttcctgagtAAGGTCTTGACAGACGGataacaaagtgatcctataagggttccgttttatccttttgaggtacggaaccctaaaaataagTACTTGAAATTCTCAAACTATTAAACCATCACCTAACCCAAATGAGTCAATTAATCAGACTGAGAACGACAATAAAATAACAAGCAACATCCAAGAACAAAGATTTAGTGGTTAGTcacaaaacaat includes:
- the LOC123655793 gene encoding histidine-rich glycoprotein-like; translated protein: MKLVLAIGLLCLVAVYAKNLGEDETDLVAAASGKSSKHEEGGGKEHHAHHHHEHGEKGHKGHKGHHHHHKGEHGHHGKHHHAGHHHEHGGDHKKHWDEHDHHGHHHEHGHHHKGGKHGHHKHHDKGEKTDGYHKKYHKDHFHKDHHFYDDHHHEGKHHKHGHHHGHHEKKGGDHKKGGHHHSGHHEHHHAKKGHHDKHHYDEDHHGHKGHHGHEEHHHGHHDHGKKGGHHDHKEWGFHHGKH